A window of the Kosakonia sp. BYX6 genome harbors these coding sequences:
- a CDS encoding UDP-N-acetylglucosamine 4,6-dehydratase — protein sequence MDKILPLIGRSEKLFSRDISKNEFELQKIVSESRFLVLGGAGSIGQAVTKEIFKRNPQKLHVVDISENNMVELVRDIRSSFGYINGDFQTFALDIGSIEYDAFIKADGKYDYVLNLSALKHVRSEKDAFTLMRMIEVNILNTNKTIEQSIASGVKKFFCVSTDKAANPVNMMGASKRIMEMFLMRKSEDIKISTARFANVAFSDGSLLHGFDQRLLKQQPLVAPNDIKRYFVTPQESGELCLMSCIFGDNRDIFFPKLSENLHLISFADIAVLYLQQRGYQPYLCQTEDEARELAKTLPSQGKWPCIFTPSDTTGEKDFEEFFTDKEILNMDRFENLGIIKNEPLYDPALLEQFEQEITKMKDALQWSKDDIVKLFFKMIPDFAHKETGKYLDSKM from the coding sequence ATGGATAAAATTTTACCGTTAATTGGCCGAAGTGAAAAACTGTTCAGCCGTGATATATCGAAAAATGAATTCGAATTACAAAAGATCGTTTCTGAATCACGTTTTCTTGTTCTCGGCGGAGCAGGTTCAATTGGCCAGGCGGTCACCAAAGAAATATTCAAACGTAATCCGCAAAAATTACATGTTGTGGATATTAGCGAAAATAATATGGTTGAACTAGTCCGCGATATTCGAAGTTCATTCGGTTATATTAATGGCGACTTTCAAACCTTCGCTCTCGATATCGGTTCAATAGAATATGATGCGTTCATTAAAGCTGACGGAAAATATGATTACGTACTGAACTTATCAGCGTTGAAACATGTTCGCAGTGAGAAAGATGCATTTACGCTGATGCGTATGATTGAGGTAAATATCCTCAATACGAATAAGACCATTGAACAATCTATTGCCTCCGGTGTTAAAAAGTTTTTCTGCGTATCGACCGATAAAGCAGCTAACCCCGTTAATATGATGGGGGCTTCAAAGCGTATTATGGAAATGTTTTTAATGCGCAAAAGTGAAGATATTAAAATTTCAACTGCCCGCTTTGCTAATGTTGCCTTTTCAGATGGTTCTCTTTTGCACGGGTTCGATCAACGGCTGCTTAAGCAGCAACCTTTAGTCGCGCCAAACGATATCAAACGTTATTTTGTGACACCGCAAGAGTCTGGTGAATTATGTTTGATGTCCTGCATTTTTGGTGATAATCGCGATATCTTTTTCCCAAAATTAAGTGAAAATCTTCATCTCATCTCGTTTGCAGATATTGCAGTTCTTTACCTTCAGCAACGGGGTTATCAGCCTTATCTTTGCCAGACTGAAGATGAAGCCCGCGAGCTTGCAAAAACGTTACCTTCTCAAGGTAAATGGCCATGTATTTTCACCCCCAGTGACACTACAGGTGAAAAGGATTTCGAAGAGTTCTTTACCGACAAAGAAATACTTAATATGGATCGCTTTGAGAATCTTGGGATCATAAAAAATGAACCATTATACGATCCGGCGTTACTTGAACAATTCGAACAAGAAATAACGAAAATGAAAGATGCTCTGCAGTGGTCAAAAGACGATATTGTGAAATTGTTTTTTAAAATGATTCCGGATTTCGCCCATAAAGAAACGGGCAAATATCTGGATAGCAAAATGTGA
- the wcaJ gene encoding undecaprenyl-phosphate glucose phosphotransferase has translation MTHLKKRDRARTNASLISIVQRFSDITIMFGGLWLVCKVNALPFLYMHLMMALITLVVFQMIGGMTDFYRSWRGVKIMTELTLLLQNWTLSLIFSAGLLAFNTDFDNTFAIYLAWYFLTSMGLMLCRAVIRFGAGWLRNLGYNTRRVAVAGNMPMGQELLEGFRNEPWLGFDVVGVYHDPQPGGITTGWAGNLDQLVDDAKAGKIHNVYIAMSMNDAACIKKLVRQLADTTCSVILIPDVFTFNILHSRIEEVNGVPVVPLYDTPLSGVNRILKRLEDIVLSSLILLLISPVLLAISVAVKLNSPGPVIFRQTRYGMDGKPIKVWKFRSMKVMENDSVVTQATQNDPRVTSIGSFLRRTSLDELPQFINVLTGGMSIVGPRPHAVAHNEQYRSLIEGYMLRHKVKPGITGWAQINGWRGETDTLEKMEKRIEFDLEYIREWSLWFDIKIVFLTIFKGFINKAAY, from the coding sequence ATGACTCATCTAAAAAAGCGCGATCGAGCCAGAACGAATGCATCGTTAATCTCTATCGTGCAGCGATTCTCAGACATCACCATCATGTTTGGTGGGCTGTGGTTAGTGTGTAAAGTCAATGCGTTGCCGTTTCTCTACATGCATCTCATGATGGCGCTGATAACCCTGGTCGTCTTCCAGATGATCGGCGGAATGACGGATTTTTATCGGTCGTGGCGGGGCGTCAAAATCATGACTGAATTGACGTTGCTGTTACAGAACTGGACATTGAGTCTCATTTTTAGCGCCGGTTTGCTGGCGTTTAATACTGACTTTGACAACACCTTCGCTATTTATTTGGCCTGGTATTTCTTAACCAGCATGGGCTTAATGCTGTGTCGTGCGGTGATCCGCTTCGGCGCGGGCTGGCTGCGCAACCTGGGCTACAACACCCGGCGCGTGGCGGTAGCAGGCAATATGCCGATGGGGCAAGAGCTGCTGGAAGGTTTTCGCAATGAACCGTGGCTCGGTTTTGATGTGGTCGGGGTTTACCACGATCCACAGCCGGGCGGTATCACCACAGGTTGGGCGGGCAATCTCGACCAACTGGTTGATGATGCGAAAGCGGGCAAAATCCATAACGTCTACATCGCGATGTCGATGAACGACGCCGCCTGTATCAAAAAATTGGTGCGCCAACTGGCGGATACCACTTGTTCAGTGATCCTGATCCCGGATGTCTTTACCTTCAATATTCTGCACTCGCGTATCGAAGAGGTGAACGGCGTGCCGGTTGTGCCGCTTTATGACACGCCGCTCTCCGGCGTGAACCGCATTCTGAAACGCCTGGAAGATATTGTCCTTTCTTCGCTGATTCTGCTGTTGATCTCCCCGGTGCTGCTGGCGATTTCGGTGGCGGTGAAGCTCAATTCACCCGGCCCGGTTATCTTCCGCCAGACGCGTTACGGCATGGATGGCAAACCGATCAAAGTGTGGAAATTCCGCTCGATGAAGGTGATGGAAAACGACAGCGTGGTGACGCAGGCGACCCAGAACGACCCACGTGTTACCAGCATTGGCAGTTTCTTACGCCGCACGTCTCTTGATGAGTTGCCGCAGTTCATTAATGTGCTGACCGGTGGCATGTCCATTGTCGGGCCGCGCCCGCATGCGGTGGCGCATAACGAGCAGTATCGCTCACTGATTGAAGGCTACATGCTGCGCCATAAAGTGAAACCCGGCATTACCGGCTGGGCGCAAATTAATGGCTGGCGCGGTGAAACTGACACGCTGGAAAAAATGGAAAAACGTATTGAGTTCGATCTGGAGTACATCCGTGAATGGAGCCTGTGGTTCGATATCAAAATCGTTTTTCTGACCATCTTTAAAGGCTTTATCAACAAAGCGGCGTATTAA
- the wcaL gene encoding colanic acid biosynthesis glycosyltransferase WcaL — MKVSFFLLKFPLASETFVLNQIVAFINMGFEVEIVALHKGDMNNTHAAYTEYKLAEKTHWLLAEPEGKLAKLSYRAQAIARGCWKSSTWKALNMSRYGDEARNLILSAICGLAPRTFRADVFIAHFGPAGVTASKLRELGVLQGKIATVFHGIDISHRDVLNHYTPEYQQLFQRGDLMLPISDLWAGRLKNMGCPEQKIAVSRMGVDMARFSLRSVKSPGRPLQIISVARLTEKKGLHVAIEACRLLKARGVDFKYRILGIGPWERRLRTLIEQFQLEDVIEMPGFKPSHEVKALLDEADVFLLPSITGTDGDMEGIPVALMEAMAVGIPVVSTVHSGIPELIEAGQSGWLVPENDAEALAQRLASFGGMASDDLTPVVTRAREKVESDFNQKIINQQLASLLQTL; from the coding sequence ATGAAAGTCAGCTTCTTTTTGCTGAAGTTTCCTTTAGCCTCTGAAACCTTTGTGCTCAACCAGATTGTCGCCTTTATCAATATGGGATTTGAGGTTGAGATTGTCGCCCTGCATAAGGGCGATATGAACAACACCCACGCCGCGTACACCGAGTACAAACTGGCCGAGAAGACACACTGGTTGCTGGCGGAACCGGAAGGAAAACTGGCGAAACTGAGCTACCGTGCGCAGGCCATTGCGCGCGGGTGCTGGAAATCGTCTACCTGGAAAGCGTTGAATATGTCGCGCTACGGTGATGAAGCGCGCAACCTGATTCTGTCGGCGATTTGCGGCCTTGCGCCGCGCACTTTCCGCGCCGATGTCTTTATCGCCCATTTTGGCCCTGCGGGTGTAACGGCGTCGAAATTGCGGGAACTCGGCGTGCTGCAAGGCAAAATTGCCACCGTGTTCCACGGCATTGATATCTCTCATCGCGACGTGCTGAACCACTACACGCCGGAATACCAGCAACTCTTCCAGCGTGGCGATTTGATGCTGCCCATCAGCGATTTATGGGCAGGCCGCCTGAAAAATATGGGCTGCCCGGAGCAGAAAATCGCTGTTTCCCGCATGGGTGTGGACATGGCTCGCTTCAGCCTGCGCTCTGTTAAATCGCCTGGCCGTCCGCTGCAAATTATCTCCGTCGCCCGTCTGACGGAGAAAAAAGGTTTACACGTTGCCATCGAAGCGTGCCGCTTATTGAAAGCGCGCGGGGTGGATTTCAAATACCGCATCCTCGGCATTGGCCCGTGGGAGCGGCGTTTGCGCACGCTTATCGAGCAGTTTCAACTGGAAGATGTGATTGAGATGCCTGGTTTCAAACCAAGCCATGAGGTGAAAGCCCTGTTGGATGAAGCGGATGTCTTTTTACTGCCCTCCATTACCGGTACCGATGGCGATATGGAAGGTATTCCGGTGGCGCTGATGGAAGCGATGGCGGTGGGTATTCCGGTGGTTTCAACCGTACACAGTGGCATTCCCGAACTGATTGAGGCCGGGCAATCAGGCTGGTTGGTACCCGAGAATGACGCGGAAGCGCTGGCCCAGCGGCTGGCCTCTTTCGGGGGCATGGCTAGCGACGATTTAACGCCAGTGGTGACCCGTGCGCGGGAAAAAGTCGAGTCCGACTTCAATCAGAAAATCATTAATCAGCAACTCGCCAGCCTGCTGCAAACGCTTTGA
- a CDS encoding MOP flippase family protein, whose amino-acid sequence MSLREKTISGAKWSAMATLTIIGLGLVQMTVLARVIDNHQFGLLTVSLVIIALADTLSDFGIANSIIQRKEISHLELTTLYWLNVGLGIVVCLAVFFLSGFIANVLNNPDLEPLIKTLSLAFVVIPHGQQFRALMQKELEFNKIGAIETVSVMAGFSFTVISAFFWPLAMTAILGYLVNSAVRTLLFGYFGRKIYRPGLHFSLASVSSNLRFGAWLTADSIINYVNTNLSTLVLARILGASVAGGYNLAYNVAVVPPMKLNPIITRVLFPAFAKIQDDTEKLRVNFYKLLSVVGIINFPILLGLMVVSNNFVPLVFGDKWSNIVPILQLLCIVGLLRAVGNPIGSLLMAKARVDISFKFNVFKTFLFIPAIIIGGHLAGALGVTLGFLLVQIINTVLSYFVMIKPVLGSSYRQYILSLWLPFYLSLPTLVVSYGLGLALDGHMPLAAMLAIQVAGGVIAFVGMLIVSRNALVVEMKRQFCRNEKLKTLLRAG is encoded by the coding sequence ATGAGCCTGAGAGAAAAAACCATCAGCGGCGCGAAGTGGTCAGCCATGGCCACGCTGACCATTATCGGTCTGGGGCTGGTACAGATGACGGTGCTGGCGCGTGTTATCGATAACCACCAGTTCGGTCTGCTGACTGTGTCGCTGGTGATTATCGCGCTGGCGGATACGCTGTCGGATTTTGGTATCGCTAACTCGATTATCCAGCGCAAAGAGATTAGCCACCTTGAACTCACCACGCTTTACTGGCTCAACGTTGGGTTGGGGATCGTGGTGTGTCTGGCGGTTTTCTTCCTGAGCGGGTTTATTGCCAACGTACTGAATAACCCGGATCTCGAACCGCTGATCAAAACCTTGTCGCTGGCGTTTGTCGTCATTCCACACGGGCAGCAATTCCGCGCGCTGATGCAAAAAGAGCTGGAGTTCAACAAGATCGGCGCGATTGAAACCGTGTCGGTAATGGCGGGCTTTAGCTTCACGGTGATCAGCGCCTTTTTCTGGCCGCTGGCGATGACCGCGATCCTCGGTTACCTGGTCAACAGCGCCGTGCGTACGCTGCTGTTTGGTTACTTTGGCCGCAAAATCTACCGTCCTGGGCTGCATTTTTCGTTGGCCTCGGTCAGCTCGAACCTGCGTTTCGGCGCATGGCTGACGGCAGACAGCATCATCAACTACGTGAACACCAACCTGTCGACGCTGGTGCTGGCGCGTATTCTCGGCGCCAGCGTCGCCGGGGGATACAACCTGGCGTACAACGTGGCCGTCGTGCCGCCGATGAAGCTCAACCCGATCATTACCCGCGTGCTGTTCCCGGCATTTGCCAAAATCCAGGACGACACCGAGAAGCTGCGCGTTAACTTCTACAAACTGCTGTCGGTGGTGGGGATCATTAACTTCCCGATCCTGCTGGGGCTGATGGTGGTGTCGAATAACTTTGTGCCACTGGTCTTCGGGGACAAATGGAGCAACATCGTTCCGATCCTGCAACTGCTGTGCATCGTCGGCCTGCTGCGCGCGGTCGGTAACCCGATTGGTTCGTTACTGATGGCGAAAGCGCGGGTGGATATCAGCTTCAAATTCAATGTCTTTAAAACGTTTCTCTTTATCCCTGCCATTATCATCGGTGGGCATCTGGCGGGCGCGCTGGGCGTGACGCTCGGCTTCCTGCTGGTGCAAATCATCAACACCGTTCTGAGCTACTTCGTGATGATCAAACCGGTGCTCGGATCCAGTTACCGTCAGTACATCTTAAGCCTGTGGCTGCCGTTCTACCTGTCATTGCCGACGTTGGTCGTCAGCTATGGCCTGGGGTTGGCGCTGGACGGGCATATGCCGCTTGCCGCCATGTTAGCGATTCAGGTTGCCGGGGGGGTTATTGCCTTCGTGGGGATGCTGATTGTCTCGCGTAATGCGCTGGTGGTGGAGATGAAGCGCCAGTTTTGCCGCAACGAGAAATTGAAAACGCTGCTTCGCGCAGGATAA
- the cpsG gene encoding colanic acid biosynthesis phosphomannomutase CpsG has product MEKLTCFKAYDIRGKLGEELNEDIAWRIGRAYGEYLKPQTIVLGGDVRQTSESLKLALAKGLQDAGVNVLDIGLSGTEEIYFATFHLGVDGGIEVTASHNPMDYNGMKLVRKGARPISGDTGLRDVQRLAEANDFPPVNPEKRGSYEQINLRDAYIDHLLGYIKPGNLKPLKLVINSGNGAAGPVVDAIEARFKALNVPVTFIKVHNEPDGTFPHGIPNPLLPECRADTRNAVIEHQADMGIAFDGDFDRCFLFDGEGQFIEGYYIVGLLAEAFLEKHPGAKIIHDPRLSWNTVDVVGRAGGTPVMSKTGHAFIKERMREEDAIYGGEMSAHHYFRDFAYCDSGMIPWLLVTELLCLKGKTLSELVSDRMVAFPASGEINSKLADPATAIQRVEQHFTPGALAIDRTDGISIAFADWRFNLRSSNTEPVVRLNVESRRDVALMEARTQEILALLNQ; this is encoded by the coding sequence AGAACTGAATGAAGATATAGCCTGGCGTATTGGCCGCGCCTACGGGGAATACCTGAAGCCGCAGACCATTGTGCTCGGCGGCGATGTGCGCCAGACCAGCGAATCGTTGAAGCTGGCGCTGGCAAAAGGCTTGCAGGACGCGGGCGTGAATGTGCTGGATATTGGGCTTTCCGGCACCGAAGAGATCTATTTCGCCACCTTCCATTTGGGCGTTGATGGCGGCATCGAAGTGACCGCCAGCCACAACCCGATGGACTACAACGGCATGAAACTGGTGCGCAAAGGCGCGCGCCCGATCAGCGGCGATACCGGCCTGCGCGATGTGCAGCGCCTGGCAGAAGCGAACGACTTCCCGCCGGTCAACCCGGAAAAACGCGGCAGCTATGAGCAAATCAACCTGCGCGATGCCTATATCGACCATCTGCTGGGCTACATCAAGCCGGGCAATTTGAAACCGCTGAAGCTGGTGATCAACTCCGGTAACGGTGCGGCAGGCCCGGTTGTGGATGCGATTGAAGCGCGCTTTAAAGCGCTGAATGTCCCTGTAACTTTCATCAAAGTGCATAACGAACCGGACGGCACTTTCCCGCACGGGATCCCTAACCCGCTGCTGCCAGAGTGCCGCGCGGACACCCGCAACGCCGTCATCGAGCACCAGGCGGATATGGGCATTGCCTTTGATGGCGACTTTGACCGCTGCTTCTTGTTCGATGGCGAAGGCCAGTTTATCGAAGGCTATTACATCGTCGGGCTGCTGGCGGAAGCGTTTTTGGAAAAACACCCAGGCGCGAAAATCATCCACGATCCGCGTCTCTCCTGGAATACGGTTGACGTCGTGGGCCGCGCTGGCGGCACGCCGGTGATGTCGAAAACCGGACACGCGTTTATTAAAGAGCGTATGCGCGAAGAAGACGCCATTTACGGCGGCGAGATGAGTGCGCATCACTACTTTCGTGATTTCGCCTATTGCGACAGCGGCATGATCCCGTGGCTGTTGGTCACTGAGCTGCTGTGTCTGAAAGGCAAAACCCTTTCTGAGCTGGTAAGCGACCGCATGGTGGCCTTCCCGGCGAGCGGGGAAATCAACAGCAAGCTGGCCGATCCGGCAACCGCCATTCAACGTGTTGAGCAACATTTCACGCCCGGCGCGCTGGCCATTGATCGCACCGACGGCATCAGCATTGCTTTCGCTGACTGGCGCTTCAATTTGCGCTCATCCAACACCGAACCGGTGGTGCGCCTGAACGTGGAGTCCCGGCGCGATGTCGCGTTAATGGAGGCACGAACGCAGGAAATTCTGGCGCTGTTGAATCAGTAA
- the wcaK gene encoding colanic acid biosynthesis pyruvyl transferase WcaK, with the protein MKLLILGNHTCGNRGDSAILRGLLDAIANLEPDAEVDVMSRYPVSSSWLLNRPVMGDPLYSQMKEHNNAAGLMGRVKKVLRRRYQHQVLLSRVTDTGKLRNIAIAQGFTDFVRRLADYDAIIQVGGSFFVDLYGVPQFEHALCTFMAKKPLYMIGHSVGPFQNEAFNQLANYVFGHCDALILRENVSLNLMKQSGISTDKVEQGVDTAWLVDHHQHDFTASYAVQYWLDLAAKEKTVAITLRELAPFDKRLGTTQQAYEQAFADVVNRVIDAGYQVIALSTCTGIDSYNKDDRMVALNLRQYITDPSRYHVVMDELNDLEMGKILAACELTVGTRLHSAIISMNFGTPAIAINYEHKSAGIMQQLGMPEMAVDIRHLLDGSLASMAADTLGQLPAINARLATAVASERENGISMVKSVLDRVQGVK; encoded by the coding sequence ATGAAATTATTGATTCTTGGCAATCACACATGCGGCAACCGTGGTGACAGTGCAATTTTACGTGGATTGTTGGACGCTATTGCCAACCTTGAGCCTGATGCAGAAGTGGATGTGATGAGCCGCTACCCGGTGAGCTCATCGTGGTTGTTAAACCGCCCGGTAATGGGCGACCCGTTGTATAGCCAGATGAAAGAGCACAACAACGCTGCGGGACTGATGGGGCGAGTGAAGAAAGTCCTGCGCCGCCGTTACCAGCACCAGGTGCTGCTGTCACGCGTGACGGATACCGGCAAGCTGCGCAATATCGCTATCGCACAAGGGTTTACCGATTTTGTCCGCCGTCTGGCCGATTATGACGCCATTATCCAGGTGGGCGGCTCGTTCTTCGTCGATCTGTATGGTGTGCCGCAATTCGAGCATGCGCTCTGTACGTTTATGGCGAAAAAACCGCTGTATATGATTGGCCACAGCGTTGGGCCATTCCAGAACGAAGCCTTTAATCAACTGGCCAATTACGTCTTTGGCCACTGCGATGCGCTGATCCTGCGTGAGAACGTCAGCCTGAACTTGATGAAGCAGAGCGGGATTTCAACTGACAAAGTCGAGCAGGGCGTCGATACGGCCTGGCTGGTGGATCACCATCAGCATGATTTCACCGCCAGCTATGCGGTGCAGTACTGGCTGGATTTGGCGGCAAAAGAGAAAACCGTCGCCATCACGCTGCGCGAACTGGCGCCGTTTGATAAACGCCTCGGCACCACGCAGCAAGCGTACGAGCAAGCTTTCGCGGATGTGGTGAATCGTGTCATTGACGCGGGTTATCAGGTGATTGCGCTCTCCACCTGTACCGGTATTGATAGCTATAACAAAGATGACCGCATGGTGGCGCTGAATTTACGCCAGTACATTACCGATCCATCGCGCTACCACGTGGTGATGGATGAACTGAACGACCTGGAGATGGGGAAAATCCTGGCGGCCTGCGAGTTAACCGTCGGAACGCGTCTGCACTCTGCGATCATCTCCATGAACTTTGGCACACCGGCAATTGCCATTAACTACGAGCACAAATCCGCGGGCATCATGCAGCAACTGGGGATGCCGGAAATGGCGGTGGATATTCGCCACTTGCTTGACGGTTCGCTGGCATCTATGGCTGCTGACACGCTGGGCCAGCTACCGGCAATCAATGCACGGCTGGCAACGGCAGTGGCAAGCGAACGAGAAAACGGCATCAGCATGGTGAAATCGGTGCTCGATCGTGTGCAGGGGGTGAAATGA
- the wcaM gene encoding colanic acid biosynthesis protein WcaM gives MTAKKTSTALSRRSFLTASSALAALPLLHMPAARALTGKDTVKISDYDHNDWPASLKKAFTEAQTVEIPAGLVCENINTGIFIPAGKTLLVRGALKGSGRGRFVLQDGSRVVGEKGGSLYNITLDVRGSDCVIQGVNMSGYGPVMQIYIGGKEKRVMRNLLIDNITVTKANYAILRQGFHNQLDGARITNSRFSDLQGDAIEWNVAINDRNILISDHVIDNIDCTNGKINWGIGIGLAGSTYDNNYPEDQAVKNFVVANITGSNCRQLVHVENGKHFIIRNIKAKNITPDFSKKAGIDNATVAIYGCDNFVIDHVEMVNSAGMLIGYGVIKGDYLSIPQNFKLNDIQQDNRNSKYKLRGIQVSSGNATSFVSITNLKMQRATLQLHNKPQHLFLRNINVMQDAADGPALKLNFDLRKDVRGRFMAKQDTLLSLANIHAVNEKGQSSVDIDRVDQHVVNVENLNFQMPAKRP, from the coding sequence ATGACCGCAAAGAAAACATCAACAGCGCTGTCACGACGTTCCTTTCTTACCGCCAGTTCCGCGCTGGCGGCGTTACCCCTATTGCATATGCCGGCCGCACGTGCGCTGACGGGGAAAGATACGGTAAAGATCAGCGATTACGACCATAACGACTGGCCGGCCTCGCTCAAAAAAGCCTTTACCGAAGCGCAAACTGTCGAGATCCCGGCCGGGCTAGTCTGTGAAAATATCAACACCGGGATTTTTATCCCGGCGGGAAAAACACTGCTGGTGCGCGGTGCGCTAAAAGGCAGCGGGCGCGGACGGTTTGTGTTGCAGGACGGTAGCCGGGTGGTGGGTGAAAAGGGTGGCAGCCTGTACAACATCACACTGGATGTGCGCGGTTCCGATTGCGTCATCCAGGGCGTGAACATGAGCGGCTATGGCCCGGTGATGCAGATCTACATCGGCGGGAAAGAGAAGCGTGTGATGCGTAATCTGCTGATCGACAATATCACGGTGACCAAAGCCAACTATGCGATTCTGCGCCAGGGGTTTCACAACCAACTGGATGGCGCGCGCATCACCAACAGCCGCTTTAGCGATCTACAAGGTGACGCCATCGAATGGAACGTGGCGATCAACGACCGTAATATCCTGATTTCTGACCACGTTATCGACAATATCGATTGCACCAACGGCAAGATTAACTGGGGAATTGGTATTGGGCTGGCGGGCAGCACCTACGACAATAATTACCCGGAAGACCAGGCGGTAAAAAACTTTGTCGTGGCGAATATCACCGGCAGCAATTGCCGCCAGTTAGTGCATGTGGAAAACGGCAAGCATTTTATTATTCGCAATATTAAAGCGAAAAATATCACCCCGGATTTCAGTAAAAAAGCGGGCATTGATAACGCGACGGTAGCGATTTATGGCTGCGATAATTTTGTGATTGATCATGTTGAGATGGTCAATAGTGCAGGCATGCTCATTGGCTATGGCGTGATCAAAGGCGATTATTTATCCATTCCGCAAAATTTCAAACTCAACGATATTCAGCAGGATAACCGCAACAGCAAATATAAACTGCGCGGTATTCAGGTGTCGTCCGGTAATGCTACGTCGTTTGTGTCCATCACCAACCTGAAAATGCAGCGCGCAACGTTGCAACTGCATAACAAGCCGCAGCATCTTTTCTTGCGCAATATTAATGTGATGCAGGATGCGGCTGACGGCCCGGCGCTGAAGCTAAACTTTGATTTACGCAAAGATGTGCGCGGGCGCTTTATGGCTAAACAAGACACCTTGCTCTCGCTGGCGAATATTCATGCAGTCAATGAAAAAGGGCAGAGCTCGGTGGACATTGACCGCGTCGATCAGCATGTGGTGAATGTCGAAAATTTGAACTTCCAAATGCCAGCGAAACGGCCATAA
- the galF gene encoding GalU regulator GalF: protein MVNLKAVIPVAGLGMHMLPATKAIPKEMLPIVDKPMIQYIVDEVVAAGIKEIVLVTHSSKNAVENHFDTSYELEALLEQRVKRQLLAEVQSICPPGVTIMNVRQAQPLGLGHSILCARPVVGDNPFIVVLPDIILDTATADPLRYNLAAMVARFSETGRSQVLAKRMRGDLSEYSVIQTKEPLDSEGKVSRIVQFIEKPDQPQTLDSDLMAVGRYVLSADIWAELEKTEPGAWDRIQLTDAIAQLAEKQSVDAMLMTGDSYDCGKKMGYMQAFVNYGLRNLKEGQKFRESIQKLLAQ, encoded by the coding sequence ATGGTTAATTTGAAGGCAGTTATTCCGGTAGCAGGTTTGGGAATGCACATGCTTCCCGCCACCAAAGCTATTCCAAAAGAGATGCTACCGATCGTCGACAAACCGATGATTCAATATATCGTCGACGAAGTTGTTGCTGCAGGGATCAAAGAAATCGTTCTGGTGACTCACTCGTCTAAAAACGCTGTGGAAAACCACTTCGACACCTCCTACGAGCTTGAAGCGCTGCTTGAGCAGCGTGTTAAGCGCCAGTTGCTGGCGGAAGTTCAGTCAATTTGTCCGCCGGGCGTAACTATAATGAACGTGCGCCAGGCGCAGCCGCTGGGGCTGGGTCACTCTATTCTTTGTGCGCGTCCGGTTGTTGGCGACAACCCGTTTATCGTGGTGCTGCCGGATATTATCCTCGATACGGCAACGGCCGATCCGCTGCGTTATAATCTCGCCGCCATGGTGGCGCGCTTTAGCGAAACCGGTCGCAGCCAGGTACTGGCAAAACGCATGAGAGGCGATCTCTCTGAATACTCTGTGATTCAGACCAAAGAACCGCTGGACAGCGAAGGTAAAGTTAGCCGTATCGTGCAATTTATTGAAAAACCGGATCAACCGCAGACGCTGGATTCCGACCTGATGGCGGTAGGGCGCTATGTGCTTTCGGCGGACATCTGGGCTGAGCTTGAGAAAACCGAGCCGGGTGCCTGGGATCGTATTCAATTGACCGATGCCATCGCGCAACTGGCTGAAAAGCAGTCCGTCGATGCGATGTTGATGACCGGTGACAGTTACGACTGCGGTAAGAAAATGGGATATATGCAGGCATTTGTGAACTATGGCCTGCGTAACCTGAAAGAAGGGCAGAAATTCCGCGAAAGCATTCAGAAATTGCTGGCGCAATGA